TGGGACGACTGTATCAAATATTGCGACAAGGTCATCAATTACAACGCTGGCGGTGGTTATCAGCTGGATGCTAACTGGAACGACCCGTTCAAGATTAAGAATGAGTTGTCGAAAGAAAACATCTTCGTGGTAGTATACGATACCACTTATGCACAGGAGATGCGCTGGAACTATAAAAACCTCCACCAGGAACATCAGAAAACCTATGGATTTTCCTGGGCGCCGCAGAACCGTATCATGACACATAACAATTTCTACAGCCTGTTTGGCGCTACCGACCTGCGCCGTCAGCAATGGCTGGTAGGGCCTCAGTTTGCAGCAGATGGGGTAACTCCGCTGAAATGTCTGAGTGGTGCACAAAAAGGCAAACCATTGGTATTAGATCCGTATTTTGTGAACGCACCGGGAGATACTGCTACCATGCTCACGGCGAAAGAATTCCACGGAGCAAGGAACGTTAAATATGAAATACAAAAAGGCACTAAGATTAGTCAGATGAGCAATGATGCGCCGGTATACCGTCTTGCTGATGTAATGCTGATGAAGGCAGAAGCCATCATGCGGAAAAACGGCGGAACGGCCACACAGGAGGCAGTAGACCTGGTAAATGCAGTGCGCAAAAGAGACTTCGCTCCCGGCGATCCTAAGGGCACCTATACAACGGCAACGCTTACACTGAATGAACTGCTGAACGAGCGTGGCCGCGAATTTGCCTGGGAAGGGTGGCGCAGGAATGACCTGATCCGCTTCGGCAAATTCACTGCACCCGGGTGGGATAAGAAGCAGTCGGAGCCCTGGCGTATCGTGTTTCCGGTTCCGAACAACACACTGAGCGTAAATCCGAATCTCAAACAAAATCCAGGATATTAAATACAGACAAATGAAAAAGTTCATGCTGCTTTTTACTGCTTGCGCCATCGGTGCAATGACAGTGGTTGCACAACAACCCACACTTACTAAAAAAGAAAAGAAAGAAGGCTGGAAGCTGCTGTTCGACGGCAAAACTTCCGGCGGATGGAAAAGTGCCAATGGCAAACCTTTCCCTGAAAAGGGCTGGGTGATCAAAGATGGGATCCTGCAAACAGATCCGACTGCCGGCCATGGTGGCGATATCATCACCGACAGCCAATACACCAACTTCGAGCTGAACCTCGAATTTCGCCTGACCAGCGGCGCCAACAGCGGTATCAAATATTACCTGCTGCCCAACACTTCACTCGGACTGGAATACCAGCTGATCGACGATGTAAACCATCCGGATGCCAAGCTGGGGATGGCCGGGAACCGTACGCTGGCAGCACTGTACGACCTGATCGCCCCTGCCGCCGATAAGCAGGCCAAGCCGGTAGGTGAATGGAACACAGTACGTATTATCTCAAAAGGTACGCACGTAGAACACTGGCTCAACGGCCGGAAAGTGGTGGAATATGAACGTGGCAGCGATGCTTTCAAGGCGCTGGTAGCTGCGAGCAAATACAAAAACATCAAAGGATTTTCCGAAGTAACGGAAACGCCTATACTGCTACAGGAACATGGAGATGCAGTTGCATTCCGGAACATTAAAATAAAAGCGTTGTAATATGGAAAATACAAGAAGGGACTTTATTAAAAAGATGGCTACCGGCTCCGCTGCTGTTGCCATTGGCGGTCTTGGCCTGGGTTTCTCGGCCAAAAGCTATGCGCGCATCATCGGTTCAAATGATATGGTGAGAGTGGCATTAATGGGATGTAACGGAAGAGGTTCGTTCCTGGCGCGTGCTTTCACACAACAAAAAAACACAGAAGTATCTTACATCTGCGATGTAGATCCCAGGGCCCTGGAAAAAGGGATGGCTGCGGTGAAACGCGCAGGAGGCACTAACACACCTAAAGCAGAAGGTGATTTCCGGAAAGCGCTGGCCGATAAAAACGTAGATGCGTTAGCGGTAGCTGCACCGGATCACTGGCATGCACCTGCTACCATCCTCGGTTGCCAGGCAGGCAAACACGTTTATTGCGAAAAGCCGTTGAGCCACAATCCTAACGAAGGAGAAATGGCGGTAGCTGCAGCCCGCAAATACAAACGCGTTGTACAAATGGGCAGCCAGCGCCGCTCCTGGCCTGTGCTCACAGCCGGTATACAGGAACTGCACAGCGGCGTGATCGGGAAAGTACATATGGCCAAAGCATGGTATACCAACAACCGCGGCTCTATCGGCAAAGGCGAACTTACCGCTGTACCTGCCGGCCTGAACTACGATCTCTGGCAGGGGCCCGCACCACGCATGCCTTTCCGTAGTAACCTGATTCACTATAACTGGCACTGGTTCTGGCATTGGGGTACCGGCGAAGCATTGAACAACGGCACCCACGAAATAGATGTGATCCGATGGGGCCTCGGAGCCGACTATCCCCTGAGCGTCAACTCTACAGGCGGCCGTTTCCACTACCAGGACGACTGGGAAACACCCGATACACAGCTGATCACCTTCAACTGCCCGAACAACGTAACCGTGTTATGGGAAGGCCGCAGCTGCAACGGACGTCTCGTAGAAGGCGCCGACCGTGGCGTGATCTTCTACGGTGAAAACGGCAGCATGACTACCGGCGGCAACAGCTTCACTATCTACGATCAGAAAAATAAGATCGTGAAAGAAGTAAAATCAGATGCCGTGATCGATGGCCGCAACACCGCCAGTCCAAGCGAAGGCCTGGATGCCATACACGTTACCAATTTCATTGACAGCATCCGCGAACACAAAATGCCGAATGCAGATGTGGAAACCGGCCACAAGAGCACGCTCTGGGTACAGCTGGGCAATATTGCACAACGCGTAGGCCATACCCTGAAAATCGATCAGCGCAATGGCCATATACTCGACGATAAAGAAGCACTTAAATACTGGAGCCGCCAATATGAACCAGGCTGGGCTCCCAAAATCTGACGATGAGTGGAATTATACTGTTACAATGGCACCGCGGGGACTTCTGCCCCCGCGTTTTTTTTATTCTGTTTTCAAACTCTTCACAGGATTCATCCACGCAGCTTTCAACGTCTGAACACTTACAGTGAGTAACGTGATCAGGAGCACACTCAAAGCAGTAAGACCGAAGATCCACCATGACATTTCCGTATGATAATGATAGCGCGCCAGCCACTGTGCCATGAAGTAGTGCGTCACCGGTATGGCAATCAGCAAAGCTACACTTACCAACACTACAAAATCCTTCGACAGCAGCTGCCACAGGCTAAATACAGAGGCGCCCAGCACCTTCCTGATACCCAGTTCCCGGGTGCGCTGCTCAGCCATAAAAGAGGCAATACCAAACAAACCCAGGCAGCTGATAAAGATAGCCAGTATGGTGAAAAAACCGCCCAGCTTACCAATATGCTCCTCCTCACTGAATTTGCGGGCAAATTCTTCGTTGATAAACCTATAGCTAAATGGCTGTGCAGGGTTATATTTTTTGAACACGGCGGCAATACCAGCCATGGATTTTTCCGGAGGCGCTGCCGGATTAAGCCGGATATGCACAATAGGTTGTGGATTACCATCCATTACAAATACAGTAGGCTCAACAGACTGATAAGGCGACTGCATGACCATATTATTTACCACCCCAATCAGGTTATAAGCCCTGCCATCCCAATGTATGACCTTCCCCACCGGTTCCTTTAATCCCATATATTTAACAGCAGTTTCATTCAACACCAAAGCATTCGTATCTGCACCGGGGTTACCCGAAAAATCACTTCCTTCTTTAATGTGCCAGCCTACTGTTTTTCCAAATCCGGAAGAAACGAACACGGCCCCCAGGTTGGCGTTCTGTGACGGACTACGGCCGGGCCAGTCGAACCCGCTGTCGAATTCATCTATATAAGTAGTTGCTCCGGACGCTTCTGCCATATCTGCAATAGCCCCCGATGCCTTCAGCTCATTGCTGACTGCATCAAAGTGTTTGTGTATCTCTTCCGTTACTACCGGAACAATTAACAAAGCATCACGATTGTATCCCACGGGCCGTTGCTTGCTATACTCGATCTGCCGTAATACAACAACAGTTGAAATAATCAATGCAGCAGAAACGGAAAACTGCAGTACCACCAGCACCTTGCGGGGCAAACTACCCCACACGCCCGTACGAAAAGTGCCTTTCAATACCTTCACTGGCCGGAAAGCCGAAAGATATAAAGCCGGATAGCTACTGGCCAGCAAGCCGGTTAATACACAAAGAATAATCCCCGACAGCCAGAAAACCGGGTTAGTCCACAAAATTTGCATGTTCTTGCCAGTCACACTATTGCTAACAGGTAACAGCAATCCGGCCAGAAAAACACCACCGGCAAATGATAAAAACGTTGCCAGCAGCGACTCTATTACAAACTGCTGTATCAGCTGTGCTCTCCTGGAGCCCAGCGCCTTCCGTACGCCTACTTCTCTTGCCCGTTTTTCTGACCTGGCTGTACTCAGGTTCATAAAGTTGATACAGGCAAGCAGCAACACAAAAAAGCCAATAATCCCGAACAACCATACAGACTCAATCCTGCCTCCCGCATTGATACCATTCTTAAACCGGCTATACAAATGCCATTTGCGCATCGGCAGCAGAAATATCTGCGGCTTATATTGTACTTCACTTTTCGAAACCTTATAAAGCTTTACATCTCTTATTTTAGCGGAAACCGCTTCCATATCAACATTATCCGCTATCTGCACAAATGTCTGGAATGAATTATTGCACCAGGGATCGCTGTATTTCTCCTTCCAGTTATTGTTGTCGATGTATAATTTCCAGGGAGCCACAAATTTCATGTCGTTAAATTCCGAATTAGCCGGCAGATCTTCATAAACACCTGTTACTTTCACATCATGCCGGTTATCGATCCTGACCAGTTTATCCAATGGCTCTGCATCCCCGAATAATGCCTTAGCAGCAGATGCAGACAAGATCAGTGAATGTGGATCTGTCAGTGCGCTACGGGTACCTTTTAGCATTTTCAACGACAGCATCTCCGTTGCCTGCGGCTCCATAAAACTGCCGGAACTGGTCACTTTTAATTCACCAGCCGATAGTATATGTGACATGTTCCATGACGACATGGTCACATACCTGAAATTGTCGCCATAGCTATTGCGTAACTCCTCTCCCATCACATATGGAACAGCCACCTGGCTGTATATTTCTCCGTCTGTGGTCTGATTTTGCCACACCTGCGCAATATGGTTGTAATGTTCAAAATTCTTATTGTACGACACTTCATCCCACACCCACAAACCTATGACCAGGGCCACTGCCATACCTACCGATAACCCGGCGATATTGATAAATGAATGTACTCTGTTCTTGAAAAGATTGCGTAAAGCTGATTTGAGATAATTGCTAATCATACATTATAAAGATATACATCCGCCTGACCAGAAAAGTGCCATACTAATAAGGCACTACAAACAATAATATTAAGTATTCAATAATACATAATATGTCCGCTTTTGAAACAATAGATGTCCGCTTTCAGGAGCCTCTGTGTCTACTGAGATGAATATAAGATTAAAACTTGCCCGATTGGGATTAGAATCCTCTAATGTAGCCTTTCGTATTGGGAGGCTGTAGTAAATTTATCCCGTTATGAACATCTTATTAATTGAAGACGAACCGAGAGTTGTAGCATTTATCAGAAAAGGATTGGAAATAAACCAGCATACTGTTACTGTAGCATATAATGGAGAAGACGGATCCCGTGTGGCTTTGCAATATGATTATGATCTGGTGATATTGGATCTGTTATTGCCCGATTTACACGGCCTTGAAGTTTGCAAGCGTATCAAATCTTTTAAGAAAGGATTACCGGTATTAATGCTCACTGCACTCGGCACGGTAAGCGACAAAGTAGAAGGTTTCAGAAGCGGTGCTGATGATTATCTGCCCAAACCTTTTCATTTCGATGAGCTGCTGGCACGCATAGAAGCACTGCACCGCAGGGTACATGCACCGGCCCCGGCAACTGTTTATAGAGTAGCTGATCTCGAAATGAATTGTTATAACCGCTCTGTTTACAGGAATGGTAAGGAAATTTCATTAACCGTTAAAGAATTTGCACTACTCGAAGTGCTGATGGCTAATAAGGACCGGGTACTATCGAGGGCGCATATGTCGGAAACGGTTTGGGGTATAGATTTTAACCGTGGCACTAACCTCGTGGATGTATATATCAATTATCTGCGGGCAAAGGTCGACAAGGGATTTTCACATCCCCTGATTCACACGGTAGTGGGTGTTGGTTATGTATTGAAGGAACAATAAAAATTGATGAATGACGCTGAGAAACAGGTTATCCCTGCAATTCACATTGCTGTTCGCCGTGCTGTTACTGATATTGCTGGCAGGTATATACGCGCTGATAGAGCGCAACAGGAAGTTCAGTTTTTACGATAAGCTCGACGACCGGGCACTGACCATCGGACAACTCTACCTTGCGGAAGACAACCTTTCTGCGGAGGGCTTTATGGCCGTATTGAAAAAATATCCACGTTCCCTTAACCAGGAAGTGATCAGAATTTATAATACACGGTTTGAACCGGTATTCATCAAAGAAGATCACATCCATTGGGATAAAGCCTTGCTGGAACAGGTAGTCACACAAAAACGTATACACTTTACGAAAGGACAGCAGCAGGTGGCCGGTATTTATTATGTAGATAATTCGGGCGACTATATCATCATTGCTGCGGCCACTGACAGCGGCGGATTCGAGAACATGCGGGTACTTGCCTGGATCATGGGACTGGCCTTCATTGTATCGCTCATGATTACGTATATACTTGGACGTTTGTTCTCGCGCCTCGCCCTCACCCCTATCAGCAATGTAATCTCCAACCTGCGAAGCGTACGCGCTACCAGTCTTGATAAACGCCTGCCTATCAGCGAGCGTCACCACGACGAAATCGACGAACTTTCCGGTACCATCAACAACCTCCTCGAACACCTCGAACAATCGTTCGAAGCACAGCGGGTTTTCATCGCCAATGCTTCGCATGAGTTAAGAACTCCCATCACCGCCATACTGGGAGAAGCAGAAATTGCACTGCTGAAAAACAGGAGCGTTGAAGAATACAAAACCACCTTGCGCAATCTTGTCGAAGATTCTACCAGGCTCACCAATCTCATTGGCAGCCTGCTGGAGCTGGCCCAGGCCAACATGGATAATAACCACCTGCAACCGGTACATATGAATGAACTGTTGTGGGAAGTAGTGGATGAATGGAGCGACAGTGGAAAATATCCGGTAAAGATTATATTCCGGTTCGGCACCGATATCTCAAAAGTAACCCTGCAAGGGCACCGGCACCTGTTGTTTGTAGCACTTGGCAACGTTGTAAAAAACGCCATTAAATTCTCCAATGGAGAAGAAGTGCATTGTGAACTTAGCTGCAACGACCAACAGATAGTGGTCATGATCACCGATAAGGGCATAGGTATTCCTGCCAGTGAAACAGAAAAAATATTCAGACCGTTTTACAGGAGCCTCAATGCACGCCGCTTTGAAGGCTTCGGTATCGGGCTGTCACTAACGGAGAAGGTTGTACGATTACATAATGGTACCATACAGGTATTTTCCGGAACAGGTCAGGGAGCAACTTTCCGCCTGGCGTTTCCAAGATGATTGTTATACTGACATTAAATTTTCTAACAACGTTCTAACAATAGCTGATGCCGTATTAATGCCCCTCTAATACACCGCTTCTAACTTTGCCGTGGTAATTAAAAAGCCTATATCAATCCACTTATTAATTAATCACTCAAAGTTATTATGCAAATCAAATCTATCCTCTTACTCATGTGCATGTGGCTGTTTGCGGTTGCAGCACTGGCGCAGGAACGGGTCATCACCGGCACCGTTACCGACTCCCTTACCCGGGAGCCGCTCATTGGAGTTACGGTTTCTGTACCGGGCACTACCAGCGGTGGTGTTACCAATGCAGCAGGACATTACTCGCTTCGCGTCCCCGGAAAGAAAACCGTACTGCGTTTTTCTTACATGGGGTATAATGATATTTCCGTATCGCTTCATGCCGATCAGCCTGTCGTGGATGTGCAAATGACGTCTGTGTCTAAAGCGCTCTCCGGTGTTGTAGTGACAGGTTATACGCAGCAAAGCAAATCCCGTACAACCGGCGCCGTTACCAGTATTCCCTCCAGTGTTACCACACAGGCGCCTGTTGGTTCGTTCGATGTAATGCTGCAGGGTCGTGCTCCCGGCCTGTACGTTGGTACGCCAACCGGGCAACCCGGCGAACCGGGAAGGGTATCCATCCGTGGCCTCGGTTCCATCAACGGTGATGTAAATCCTCTCTATGTTGTAGACGGAGTGCCGATAGCCAACAACTCTTTCGCTGCCCTGAATCCGGAAGATTTTGAAAC
The genomic region above belongs to Chitinophaga sp. 180180018-3 and contains:
- a CDS encoding RagB/SusD family nutrient uptake outer membrane protein, which translates into the protein MNLYSKSTYFAAAAGLAFMGLSACTNLDETVYSSVTKESFFNSKEEVIANYIRPYSHIVGSYQYRIWHLNTLTTDEAAMPYRDGTPPADGGDQIIGMHWHTWTADDSEIKNTWDAIYRGVGLTNSTLENMESVDFEKLRVGLDKSMVLAEMHCYRAWYYWLLMDMWGNIPISEKVGDPLYPETKPRKEVFSYIEKEVLNNADKLLDKGAPNSYGHMIKPAAWAMLAKLYLNAQVYGGTLTAAGLQPGPERWDDCIKYCDKVINYNAGGGYQLDANWNDPFKIKNELSKENIFVVVYDTTYAQEMRWNYKNLHQEHQKTYGFSWAPQNRIMTHNNFYSLFGATDLRRQQWLVGPQFAADGVTPLKCLSGAQKGKPLVLDPYFVNAPGDTATMLTAKEFHGARNVKYEIQKGTKISQMSNDAPVYRLADVMLMKAEAIMRKNGGTATQEAVDLVNAVRKRDFAPGDPKGTYTTATLTLNELLNERGREFAWEGWRRNDLIRFGKFTAPGWDKKQSEPWRIVFPVPNNTLSVNPNLKQNPGY
- a CDS encoding DUF1080 domain-containing protein, which encodes MKKFMLLFTACAIGAMTVVAQQPTLTKKEKKEGWKLLFDGKTSGGWKSANGKPFPEKGWVIKDGILQTDPTAGHGGDIITDSQYTNFELNLEFRLTSGANSGIKYYLLPNTSLGLEYQLIDDVNHPDAKLGMAGNRTLAALYDLIAPAADKQAKPVGEWNTVRIISKGTHVEHWLNGRKVVEYERGSDAFKALVAASKYKNIKGFSEVTETPILLQEHGDAVAFRNIKIKAL
- a CDS encoding Gfo/Idh/MocA family oxidoreductase, whose protein sequence is MENTRRDFIKKMATGSAAVAIGGLGLGFSAKSYARIIGSNDMVRVALMGCNGRGSFLARAFTQQKNTEVSYICDVDPRALEKGMAAVKRAGGTNTPKAEGDFRKALADKNVDALAVAAPDHWHAPATILGCQAGKHVYCEKPLSHNPNEGEMAVAAARKYKRVVQMGSQRRSWPVLTAGIQELHSGVIGKVHMAKAWYTNNRGSIGKGELTAVPAGLNYDLWQGPAPRMPFRSNLIHYNWHWFWHWGTGEALNNGTHEIDVIRWGLGADYPLSVNSTGGRFHYQDDWETPDTQLITFNCPNNVTVLWEGRSCNGRLVEGADRGVIFYGENGSMTTGGNSFTIYDQKNKIVKEVKSDAVIDGRNTASPSEGLDAIHVTNFIDSIREHKMPNADVETGHKSTLWVQLGNIAQRVGHTLKIDQRNGHILDDKEALKYWSRQYEPGWAPKI
- a CDS encoding ABC transporter permease; this encodes MISNYLKSALRNLFKNRVHSFINIAGLSVGMAVALVIGLWVWDEVSYNKNFEHYNHIAQVWQNQTTDGEIYSQVAVPYVMGEELRNSYGDNFRYVTMSSWNMSHILSAGELKVTSSGSFMEPQATEMLSLKMLKGTRSALTDPHSLILSASAAKALFGDAEPLDKLVRIDNRHDVKVTGVYEDLPANSEFNDMKFVAPWKLYIDNNNWKEKYSDPWCNNSFQTFVQIADNVDMEAVSAKIRDVKLYKVSKSEVQYKPQIFLLPMRKWHLYSRFKNGINAGGRIESVWLFGIIGFFVLLLACINFMNLSTARSEKRAREVGVRKALGSRRAQLIQQFVIESLLATFLSFAGGVFLAGLLLPVSNSVTGKNMQILWTNPVFWLSGIILCVLTGLLASSYPALYLSAFRPVKVLKGTFRTGVWGSLPRKVLVVLQFSVSAALIISTVVVLRQIEYSKQRPVGYNRDALLIVPVVTEEIHKHFDAVSNELKASGAIADMAEASGATTYIDEFDSGFDWPGRSPSQNANLGAVFVSSGFGKTVGWHIKEGSDFSGNPGADTNALVLNETAVKYMGLKEPVGKVIHWDGRAYNLIGVVNNMVMQSPYQSVEPTVFVMDGNPQPIVHIRLNPAAPPEKSMAGIAAVFKKYNPAQPFSYRFINEEFARKFSEEEHIGKLGGFFTILAIFISCLGLFGIASFMAEQRTRELGIRKVLGASVFSLWQLLSKDFVVLVSVALLIAIPVTHYFMAQWLARYHYHTEMSWWIFGLTALSVLLITLLTVSVQTLKAAWMNPVKSLKTE
- a CDS encoding response regulator transcription factor, with the protein product MNILLIEDEPRVVAFIRKGLEINQHTVTVAYNGEDGSRVALQYDYDLVILDLLLPDLHGLEVCKRIKSFKKGLPVLMLTALGTVSDKVEGFRSGADDYLPKPFHFDELLARIEALHRRVHAPAPATVYRVADLEMNCYNRSVYRNGKEISLTVKEFALLEVLMANKDRVLSRAHMSETVWGIDFNRGTNLVDVYINYLRAKVDKGFSHPLIHTVVGVGYVLKEQ
- a CDS encoding HAMP domain-containing sensor histidine kinase, producing MTLRNRLSLQFTLLFAVLLLILLAGIYALIERNRKFSFYDKLDDRALTIGQLYLAEDNLSAEGFMAVLKKYPRSLNQEVIRIYNTRFEPVFIKEDHIHWDKALLEQVVTQKRIHFTKGQQQVAGIYYVDNSGDYIIIAAATDSGGFENMRVLAWIMGLAFIVSLMITYILGRLFSRLALTPISNVISNLRSVRATSLDKRLPISERHHDEIDELSGTINNLLEHLEQSFEAQRVFIANASHELRTPITAILGEAEIALLKNRSVEEYKTTLRNLVEDSTRLTNLIGSLLELAQANMDNNHLQPVHMNELLWEVVDEWSDSGKYPVKIIFRFGTDISKVTLQGHRHLLFVALGNVVKNAIKFSNGEEVHCELSCNDQQIVVMITDKGIGIPASETEKIFRPFYRSLNARRFEGFGIGLSLTEKVVRLHNGTIQVFSGTGQGATFRLAFPR